CCCCGGCGCCCTGGCCCTGGGCCGGCTGCTCGCCGGAGCGCTGGTCCTCGGAGCGATCTGCCTGGTACGCCGCGAAGGCCTCCCCGCCCGAGCGGCCTGGCCGGGAATCGCGGTGTCCGGGCTGCTCTGGTTCGGCCTGTACATGGTGGTCCTCAACTGGGGCGAGCAGAAGGTCGACGCGGGCACCGCCGCCCTCGTGGTGAACATCGGGCCGTTGATCATGGCCCTGCTCGCCGGCTGGCTGCTCAAGGAGGGCCTGCCCCCGCGGCTGCTCGCCGGGATGGCCGTCTCCTTCGCCGGCGCGGCCGTCGTGGGACTGTCCATGTCGGGCGAGGGCAGCGCCTCCGTGCTCGGCGTGCTGCTCTGCCTGCTCGCCGCGGTCGCGTACGCGGGCGGTGTCGTCGCGCAGAAACCGGCCCTGCGGCACGGTTCCGCGCTCCAGGTGACGACGTACGGGTGTGTGATCGGCGCGGTGGCCTGTCTGCCGTTCGCCGGGCAGCTGGTCTCCGACGCCCGGGACGCCCCGCTGTCCGCGACCCTCAACATGCTGTATCTGGGCGTGTTCCCGACCGCGCTCGCCTTCACCACCTGGGCGTTCGCCCTGGCGCGTACGACGGCGGGGCGGATGGGCGCCACGACGTACGCGGTGCCCGCGTTGGTGGTGCTGATGTCGTGGGTGGCGCTCGACGAGGTGCCGGGCTGGATCACGCTCGTCGGCGGACTGGTGTGTCTGGCGGGGGTGGCGGTGTCACGGTCCGGGCCCAGGGCCGGGGTGGCCGCGACGGCCACGGCGGCCGGGGCGGCTCCGATCGGAACCGCCCCGGGCGGGGCGGCCCCGGAGGCACGTCCGGAGCCGCGGTCCGACTAGAACGTCACCAGCGCCCGCCCGCCCTTGCCCGCCAGCATGTTCTCGAACGCCGACGGGATGCCGTCCAGGGCGATCCGTTCGGTGACGAGGGCGCTCAGGTCCAGCCGTCCCGCCCGGACGTGTTCGGCCAGGATGGGCAGGTCGCGGGCGGGGTCGGAGTTCCCGTAGACGCAGCCGGCGAGGGTGCGGCCCCAGTGGAAGATCTCCAGGGCGTTGAAGGTGACCTGCTGGTCCTTGCCGCCGATGCCGACGACCGTCGTACGGCCGCCGCGGCGGGTGGACTCCCACGCCGTACGGATCGTGACGGCGCGGCCCGCGCACTCCACGGCCACGTCCACGCCCTGCTTGCCGGTGAGCCCCCGGATCTCGCGGGCGGTGGTGTCGGAGGCGATCACGTACTCGGTGGCTCCGGCGGCGCGGGCCAGGGACTCCTTCTCCGAGGACACGTCCACCGCCACGACGGCGGAGGCACCGGCGATGCGCGCGGCCTGGATCGCCGCGAGTCCCACGCCGCCGACCCCGAAGACCGCGACCGTCTCGCCGGGGCGGACCTGGGCCGAGTAGTGCACGGCCCCGTAGCCGGTGAGCACGGCACAGCCGAGCAGGGCCGCGTCCGTCAGCGGGATGCCTTCCGGCGCGGGCAGTACGCAGCCGGCGGCCACCACCGTCTCCTCGGCGAACGCGGCGACGTTCAGGCCCGGGTGGAGGTCCGTGCCGTCGGAGGAACGGTGGGCGTAGACGTTCGCGGCGCCGGCCAGCGCGTCGGCGCAGAGCCACACCTCGCCCAGCGTGCAGGCGTGGCACTTCCCGCAGGAGGGGGCCCAGTTGAGGACCACCTCGTCGCCGGGTGCGACATGGCCGACCCCGGGTCCGACGGAGACGACGGTCCCCGCTCCCTCGTGGCCGAGCACGGCGGGCACCGGCAGGCGCATGGTGCCGTTGGTCAGGGAGAGGTCGGAGTGGCAGACCCCGGCGGCGGCGAGGCGGATGCGCACCTGCCCGGGGCCGGGTTCGGGCAGATCGATCTCGGTGATCTCCAGCGGGGCCCCGACGGCGGGCAGCACAGCGGCGCGGGTCATGGCGTACAACGCTCCTAGGACTCTGGATCTGCAGAACTGAAGGGCTTCAGAACTGGCGTGCTTCAGAATTGGAAGGCTTCAGAACTGGGGGACTCGGAACTGGGGGACTCAGAACTGGAGGGACTTGGTCTGGAGGTACTCGGACAGTCCGTGCGAACCGAGTTCGCGGCCGACGCCCGACTGCTTGTAACCGCCGAAGGGGGCGAGCGGGTTGAAGCGTCCGCCGTTGATGTCGACCTGTCCGGTGTCGAGGCGCCGTGCGAAGGCCACCGCCTCCGGCTCCTCCCCGGCCCAGACGGCGCCCGCGAGCCCGTACACCGTGCCGTTGGCGATGCGGAGCGCGTCCGCCTCGTCCTCGTACCGGATGATGGACAGGACCGGGCCGAAGATCTCCTCCTGGGCGATCGCCATCTCCGGGGTGACGTCGGCGAAGACGGTGGGGCTGACGAAGTACCCCTGTTCACGGGGGGATTCGGGGCCGCCCGCGACCAGACGGGCGCCGTCGCCGACGCCCTTCTCGATGTAGCCCACGACGCGGTCGCGCTGCTTGGCGTTGACGACCGGGCCGATGCGGTCGCCGTACTTCGCGGCGGCGTCGGCGGCCAGGGCCACGGCCTCGTCGTACTGCGAGTCGTGCACCAGCATGCGGGTCCAGGCGCTGCAGGTCTGGCCGGAGTTGGACATCACGTTGGCGACGCCGACGTTGACGGCCTTGGCGAGGTCCGCGCTCGGCAGGATGACGTTGGCGGACTTGCCGCCCAGTTCGAGGGCGACGCGCTTGACGGCCGCGCCCGCCGTCGCGCCGATCTGCCGGCCGACGGCCGTGGAGCCCGTGAAGGAGACCAGGTCCACGCCCTCGTGCTCGGCGAGCGCCTGGCCGGCGACCGGGCCGAGGCCGGTGACGAGGTTGAAGACGCCGGCCGGGACACCTGCCTCGTGGACCGCTTCCGCGAAGAGCTGGGCGGTCAGGGGGGTGTCCTCGGCGGGCTTCAGTACGACCGTGCAGCCGGCCGCGAGGGCGGCGGCGACCTTGGCGACGATCTGGTGCAGGGGGTAGTTCCAGGGCGTGATGGCGCCGACCACGCCGACGGGTTCGAGGTAGACGGTGGAGTTGCCGACCTTCTCCTCGAAGGGGTGGGAGGCGGCGAGGTCGGCGTACGAACCGGCGACCGCGATGGGGGCGCCGACGTGTACGGCCTGGGAGAACTTCAGGGGTGAGCCGAGTTCGGCGGTGACCGTGGCGGCGATCTCGTCCTTGCGGGCGACGAGGACGTCCCGCAGGGCGCGGATGCGCTCCGCGCGTGCGGCGGGCGGGGTGGCGGCCCAGGCCGGGAAGGCGGCGCGGGCGGCGCGGACGGCCGCGTCCACGTCCTCGATCGTGCCGGCCGGGACGTGGGCGATGAGCTGCTCGTCGGCCGGGTTCACGACGGCGATCGTGTCCGTTCCGGCGGCGGGGCGCCAGGTGCCGTCGATGTACATGCCGTCGTGTGCCTTCATGGGGTCCTCCCGCGGGTGGGGGTGTGGTGGTCCACCGCCCAACTTACGCGTCACGACCGCCACAAACTGGCGGTGTTAGTTTCCCTACTTGGGGGTCCCTCCCGGGGGGGGGGGTGGGGGGGGGGCGGCACTGTCGGGTGCGGGCCGCCGGTCACCCGCGCAGTTCCCCGCGCCCCTTAGGGAGTCCGGGCCGACGTCAGTGCCAGGCACAGGTCCCCACCACGGCACCCGCGCCGTTCCCCGCGCCCCTAAAGGGCGGGGGCGTCTTTAGGGGCGCGGGAGACGGCGCGCCCAGCACAGCGGGCAACCTGCACCTTCCAGCACGCTCACCCTCACCCCAAGGGGCGCGGGGGAACGGCGCGGGTGACCACGGTGGGCCCGCACCCCTACGAGCACGCTCAACCCCCACCCCCCAAGGGGCGCGGGGAACTGCGCGGCCAGCACCAGGCAGCCCGCACACCTTCAAGCACGCTCACCCTCACCCCCCAAGGGGCGCGGGGAACTGCGCGGGCGGTTGGGGCCGGGCCGCGTACCCGCCCCCGTTCATCCCTCCAAGTTCGGGAGACGCGCCGGCGCGGGCGAGATACGTACACCGTCGTGGTCGAAGACGAACAGGTGCGCGAGGTCCACCAGGAGCGGCACCTGCATACCCTGCCGCAGCGCGTGATCCGGCGTCGTACGGACGATGAGGTCCCCCGGCAACCGCCCCTCGCCGGACGGCGGCCCAGCCGACCGCCCCGGTCCCGCGTCCCCCGGATGCTCCAGCACCACGACGGGCCCCGCCCGCAACGCCCCGGCCGCCCGCCCCCGCAGCCGGTCGAACACCCGCCCCTCCCGCCGCCGGCGCCCCGCCGCCCGCGGCATCGGACGCGGCGCCTCCAGCTCCGGCACGAACGCGGGCTGCGACCCCGTGTCGAGGTGGACCAGCACCTCGTGCCCCTGGAACTCCACATGCTCGACCAGCCCGCTGATCGCCACCTCCCCGGGCCGGGCCCGCGCGGGCCGCGCCAGGCGTACGGCCTCCGAGCGCAGCCCGACGATGACCTCCCGGCCCTGCTGCACCCGCAGCAGGCTGTGGTCCGCGGACAGCGGTTCGGGCAGGACCAGGGCCTGGCGGCCGAGGCCGATGGACATGGCCCCGTCGAGCGGGGCGAGGACGACACCCCGCAGGAGGTTGATCCTCGGCGTGCCGATGAACGCGGCGACGAAGACGTTCTCCGGCAGCGCGTAGACCTCACGCGGACTGCCGAGCTGCTGGAGCACGCCGCCCCGCAGGACGGCCACCCGGTCGCCGAGCGACATCGCCTCCGCCTGGTCGTGGGTGACGTACACCGTCGTGACGTCCAGGTCCCGGGTGAGCCGGGCGATCTCCGCCCGCAGATGGTTGCGCAGCTTGGCGTCCAGGTTGGCCAGCGGCTCGTCCATCAGGAAGGCGGAGGGATGCCGGGCGATCGCCCGGCCCATGGCCACGCGCTGGCGCTCCCCGCCGGAGAGCTGGTGGGGGAAACGGTCGAGGAGGTCCGCGATGCCGAGCATCCGGGCCGTGGCCTCCACCCGCGGCCCCGGATCCCGGCCGGGGTCCTCGATCCGCAGGGGGAAGCCGATGTTCGCGCGGCTGCTCATGGTCGGGTAGAGCGCGTAGTTCTGGAAGACCATCGCCATGTCCCGCTCGGCGGGCGCGAGATGGTTGGCGTACTCCCCGTCGAGCCGCACCTCTCCCTCGGTGGGCTCCTCAAGTCCGGCGATCATCCGCAGCACGGTCGACTTGCCGCAGCCGGAGGGCCCGAGGAGCACCAGGAACTCTCCGGGACCGATGTCCAGCGACAGCCGCTGCACGACGCGGACGCCCGGCGTGTATGACTTGCTCACCTGGTGCAGAGAGACGGCACGTGACATGAGACGTGCCCCCCGGGGGCGCACGGAACGCTGATACTCCGCGGCCGGACGGTTCGGACCGTACGGACGGTTCCGACGGTTACGACGGTTACGACGGTTACGACGGTTCCGACGGTTACGTACGAGACCTGTGAGTCACGGAAGCTAACGGACCGCGGGCGTCCCGGGGAACCCCTTGAACGCCTCGAATCGCCGCAACTCAGGCGCCACCGCGGCCCGTTCGGTGTTTGCCCAGTTCAGGCGAGGGCAGGGTCGCGTCCCGGTCCGTGACCGATTCGGATCCAGCGGATACGGCGGGTCCGGGGGATGCGGCGGATGCGACGGATCCAACGGGCGCGGCGGGCCCGGCCCCCGGGCGGCCCTGTCGCAGCCCCAGCCCCGAGGCGATCAGCAGCAGCCCCCCGAGCATCACGAACGGCGCAGCCACCCCCGCGACTCCGGCGATCAGACCCGCGGTGGCGGGCGCGGCGACCTGCCCCAGCCGGTTGCCGGTCAGCCGCAGGGCGAGCGCGGTGGAACGGGCGTCGTCCGGGGCGGCCTGGACGACGGTGGTCATCGACAGGGGCTGGCCGACCCCCAGGCAGAAGCCGAGCGTGCCGAGGATCACGGCGAGCGCCCAGACCGGTACGGGCAGCGCGATCCCGGCGCACAACAGGGCCGCCAGCAGACAGGTCGTGGTGAGCAGCGCGGCCCGGCCCAGCAGGCGCAGCATCGGCGTCATCACCAGGCGGCACGCGATGGTCGCCGCCGCGCGCAGGCTGAGCAGCAGGCCGATCACGGAGGGGGCGATGCCCCGGTGTTCGCCGACCACCGGCAGGTACGCGGTGAGGATGTCCGTCGCGGAGAGCACGGCGAGGCTGATGAAGATGCCCGCGGGCACCCCCCGGGTCCGCAGGATGCGGTGTACGGGCACGCGTGCACCCGGCCCCGTACGGGATGTGGCCGACGTACGGTGCTCGATGCGCCACAGGGAGACGAACGAGAACGCGGCGACGCCGCCCGCCACCAGCAGGGCGAGCGCGCTGGTGCCCGCCATGTCGGGGCCGCCGATCAGGGCGCCCGCGGCGATCGGTCCGACGAGCTGGCCGAGCGAGGCGCCGATGGTGAAGTGGCCGAAGTTGCGGTCCTGTTCGTGCGGCGCGGACTGGCGGGCCACCAGCGACTGGGCGCCGATCACGAAGGAGAGGTGTCCGAGGCCCATCACACCGCTCCAGGCCGCCATCGCGGTGAGCGAGTCGGCCGTACCGCTGAGGGCGCAGCCGCCGGCGATCAGAACGACGCCCACCGGCAGCAGCGGGGCGCACCGGCCGTGGTCGGTCCTGCGGCCGAGCGGTACGGCGGCGAAGAGCGGCAGCAGCGCGTACACCCCGGCGATCACGCCGATCGCCCGCTCGTCGGCGCCCAGCGCGAGGGCCCGGTAGGAGACGGCGGGCCGGGCCATGGACACCGCCCCCTGCGCGAAGCTGAAGGCGATGACCAGGCGGAGCAGCCAGCCGCGGTTCCTGCCGGGCCTCATCGTGTCGTTCTCCCTCGGACGGCCATGCCTCAGATGATGCCGAACAGAATTCCGGACCCGAGCACCACGAGTGAGGTGAGGGCGGCCCACTTCACCACGAACTTGGTGTGATCGCCGAAGTCGACCCTGGCCATACCCACCAGCACGTACACGGCCGGGACCAGCGGGCTCGACATGTGCAGCGGCTGGCCGACGAGGGAGGCGCGGGCGATCTCCAGCGGCGAGACGCCGTGCGCGGCACCGGCCTCGGCGAGGACGGGCAGGACACCGAAGTAGAAGCCGTCGTTCGACATGAAGTAGGTGAGCGGCAGGCTCAGGGCGCCGGTGACGATGGCCATGTGCGGGCCCATGCCGTCGGGGATGCCGTCGACGAGCCACCTGGCCATGGAGTCGACCATGCCGGTGCCCTGGAGGACGCCGGTGAAGACGGCGGCGGCGAAGACCATGCCGGAGACGTTGAGGACGTTGTCGGCGTGCGCGGCGAGCCGCTCGCGCTGGTCCGGGATGTTCGGGAAGTTGACGGTCAGGGCGAGGGCCGCGGCGAGCAGGAACAGCACCGGGATCGGCAGCAGTTCCATGATCATGGCGGTGAGCAGGACCGCCGTGAGCAGCGCGTTGAACCAGTACAGCTTGGGACGCAGGGTCGCGCGGTTCGGGTCCAGACCCTGGAGGCGTACGTCGTCCACGTCGTCGTCCTCGGATCCGCCCTCGGAGCCGACCGCCGCGTCGGTCCCGGAACCCGACCCGCCCGTGGTCTTGGTGAAGCGCACCTTGCCGTCACCGGAGCCACCGGAAGCCGCGGCAGCACCGGCGCCCGCACCGACGAGTACCGTCTCGGTCTCCCGCTCCTCCTCCTTCTCCTTCTCCTTCTCCAGGACGTCGGCCAGGCTCAGCACGCCGAGGCGCTTGCGCTCGCGCAGGCCGAGGACGTACGCGAGGCCGATGACGGCGACCAGGCCGACGGCGAGCGCCGGGATCATCGGGACGAAGATGTCGCCGGCGTCGAGCTTGAGCGCGGTGGCGGCGCGGGCCGTCGGACCGCCCCAGGGCAGGGTGTTCATCACGCCGTTGGCGGTGGCGGCGACCCCGGTCATCACCACGAGGCT
This sequence is a window from Streptomyces ortus. Protein-coding genes within it:
- a CDS encoding DMT family transporter, encoding MTSPPTTPRTDPLAATAAGATVLLWASAFVSIRSAGEAYSPGALALGRLLAGALVLGAICLVRREGLPARAAWPGIAVSGLLWFGLYMVVLNWGEQKVDAGTAALVVNIGPLIMALLAGWLLKEGLPPRLLAGMAVSFAGAAVVGLSMSGEGSASVLGVLLCLLAAVAYAGGVVAQKPALRHGSALQVTTYGCVIGAVACLPFAGQLVSDARDAPLSATLNMLYLGVFPTALAFTTWAFALARTTAGRMGATTYAVPALVVLMSWVALDEVPGWITLVGGLVCLAGVAVSRSGPRAGVAATATAAGAAPIGTAPGGAAPEARPEPRSD
- a CDS encoding aldehyde dehydrogenase family protein, which translates into the protein MKAHDGMYIDGTWRPAAGTDTIAVVNPADEQLIAHVPAGTIEDVDAAVRAARAAFPAWAATPPAARAERIRALRDVLVARKDEIAATVTAELGSPLKFSQAVHVGAPIAVAGSYADLAASHPFEEKVGNSTVYLEPVGVVGAITPWNYPLHQIVAKVAAALAAGCTVVLKPAEDTPLTAQLFAEAVHEAGVPAGVFNLVTGLGPVAGQALAEHEGVDLVSFTGSTAVGRQIGATAGAAVKRVALELGGKSANVILPSADLAKAVNVGVANVMSNSGQTCSAWTRMLVHDSQYDEAVALAADAAAKYGDRIGPVVNAKQRDRVVGYIEKGVGDGARLVAGGPESPREQGYFVSPTVFADVTPEMAIAQEEIFGPVLSIIRYEDEADALRIANGTVYGLAGAVWAGEEPEAVAFARRLDTGQVDINGGRFNPLAPFGGYKQSGVGRELGSHGLSEYLQTKSLQF
- a CDS encoding CitMHS family transporter, which produces MLTILGFTMIATFLVLIMMKKMSPIAALVLIPALFCVFVGKGAHLGDYVIEGVGTLAPTAAMLMFAIVYFGVMIDVGLFDPVVRGILKFCKADPMRIVVGTALLAAIVSLDGDGSTTFMITVSAMYPLYKRLKMSLVVMTGVAATANGVMNTLPWGGPTARAATALKLDAGDIFVPMIPALAVGLVAVIGLAYVLGLRERKRLGVLSLADVLEKEKEKEEERETETVLVGAGAGAAAASGGSGDGKVRFTKTTGGSGSGTDAAVGSEGGSEDDDVDDVRLQGLDPNRATLRPKLYWFNALLTAVLLTAMIMELLPIPVLFLLAAALALTVNFPNIPDQRERLAAHADNVLNVSGMVFAAAVFTGVLQGTGMVDSMARWLVDGIPDGMGPHMAIVTGALSLPLTYFMSNDGFYFGVLPVLAEAGAAHGVSPLEIARASLVGQPLHMSSPLVPAVYVLVGMARVDFGDHTKFVVKWAALTSLVVLGSGILFGII
- a CDS encoding ABC transporter ATP-binding protein, whose translation is MSRAVSLHQVSKSYTPGVRVVQRLSLDIGPGEFLVLLGPSGCGKSTVLRMIAGLEEPTEGEVRLDGEYANHLAPAERDMAMVFQNYALYPTMSSRANIGFPLRIEDPGRDPGPRVEATARMLGIADLLDRFPHQLSGGERQRVAMGRAIARHPSAFLMDEPLANLDAKLRNHLRAEIARLTRDLDVTTVYVTHDQAEAMSLGDRVAVLRGGVLQQLGSPREVYALPENVFVAAFIGTPRINLLRGVVLAPLDGAMSIGLGRQALVLPEPLSADHSLLRVQQGREVIVGLRSEAVRLARPARARPGEVAISGLVEHVEFQGHEVLVHLDTGSQPAFVPELEAPRPMPRAAGRRRREGRVFDRLRGRAAGALRAGPVVVLEHPGDAGPGRSAGPPSGEGRLPGDLIVRTTPDHALRQGMQVPLLVDLAHLFVFDHDGVRISPAPARLPNLEG
- a CDS encoding Zn-dependent alcohol dehydrogenase; amino-acid sequence: MTRAAVLPAVGAPLEITEIDLPEPGPGQVRIRLAAAGVCHSDLSLTNGTMRLPVPAVLGHEGAGTVVSVGPGVGHVAPGDEVVLNWAPSCGKCHACTLGEVWLCADALAGAANVYAHRSSDGTDLHPGLNVAAFAEETVVAAGCVLPAPEGIPLTDAALLGCAVLTGYGAVHYSAQVRPGETVAVFGVGGVGLAAIQAARIAGASAVVAVDVSSEKESLARAAGATEYVIASDTTAREIRGLTGKQGVDVAVECAGRAVTIRTAWESTRRGGRTTVVGIGGKDQQVTFNALEIFHWGRTLAGCVYGNSDPARDLPILAEHVRAGRLDLSALVTERIALDGIPSAFENMLAGKGGRALVTF
- a CDS encoding MFS transporter, yielding MRPGRNRGWLLRLVIAFSFAQGAVSMARPAVSYRALALGADERAIGVIAGVYALLPLFAAVPLGRRTDHGRCAPLLPVGVVLIAGGCALSGTADSLTAMAAWSGVMGLGHLSFVIGAQSLVARQSAPHEQDRNFGHFTIGASLGQLVGPIAAGALIGGPDMAGTSALALLVAGGVAAFSFVSLWRIEHRTSATSRTGPGARVPVHRILRTRGVPAGIFISLAVLSATDILTAYLPVVGEHRGIAPSVIGLLLSLRAAATIACRLVMTPMLRLLGRAALLTTTCLLAALLCAGIALPVPVWALAVILGTLGFCLGVGQPLSMTTVVQAAPDDARSTALALRLTGNRLGQVAAPATAGLIAGVAGVAAPFVMLGGLLLIASGLGLRQGRPGAGPAAPVGSVASAASPGPAVSAGSESVTDRDATLPSPELGKHRTGRGGA